From Brassica oleracea var. oleracea cultivar TO1000 chromosome C3, BOL, whole genome shotgun sequence, a single genomic window includes:
- the LOC106332655 gene encoding autophagy-related protein 8h, protein MGIVVKSFKDQFSSDERLKESSNIIAKYPDRVPVIIEKYSNADLPDMEKSKFLVPRDMTVGHFIHMLSNRLQLDPSKALFVFVQNTLPQTAARMDSLYNTFKEEDGFLYMTYSTEKTFG, encoded by the exons ATGGGGATTGTCGTCAAGTCATTCAAAGATCAATTCTCATCTG ATGAGAGATTGAAGGAGTCGAGCAACATCATTGCCAAATATCCAGATAGAGTTCCG GTAATCATTGAGAAATATTCAAATGCAGACCTGCCTGACATGGAGAAGAGCAA GTTCTTGGTCCCACGAGACATGACTGTTGGACATTTCATTCACATGCTAAGCAATAGACTACAGTTAGATCCATCTAAAGCTCTGTTTGTTTTTGTACAGAACACACTTCCTCAAACAG CTGCTCGCATGGACTCTTTGTACAATACTTTCAAGGAAGAAGATGGTTTCCTCTACATGACTTACAGCACTGAGAAGACATTCGGCTAA
- the LOC106330147 gene encoding uncharacterized protein LOC106330147, translating into MRQYLLMVSGSERKIREDRVKSSVAAAKKDPVTKKIALTLEPNPIVSSDLNKGKGLVFGYVPQVPTNAREASEGQSRKLLASAIRAGNILSLSQEKSSSITVSIYDREEVNSSLFQTGTMVCGSGFFEPGHSDIQVWLGYDYVHTVNPVGKSGGLALFWKKGCNVNILLSDKNILDMEVLIEGVQLFVTGVYGHPNISERKHVWERILRFGPARKDSWIMLGDFNEILNNEEKLGGPRRSDSTFQDFSDMLKGSGMKELPSTGNSFTWGDQRFGWSVADKIRSCRKTLSKWKKENVLNSKDRIVKIQDALELEFTQIKPSCQRISVLNSQMIRAYKDEESFWQQKSKNEWALHGDKNTKIFHAYVKARRASNGLDQLQDSEGFMHRAEASKGQIAADYFRKHFSSSYSESQRVSFQNFPSRVSDSLNSLLTCEISKEEIKEAVFSIKSSSAPGVDGTTGYFFQQYWDVIGNEVSEEIRRFFVTGEFPLEWNMTQICLIPKIPGATLMYDRRPISLCTVMYKIVANILASRIKPFLPDLVSQNQSAFVLDRMSSDNIIIAHESLHALRSVNSISKEFVAIKSNMSKAYDRVEWDYLQDLLLALGFHPRWVGWIMFYVRSASYTILINGQPHGFVKLCRGLRQGDPLSPFLFVLCSEGLTFLLNQASHQHLLTGMKFSPQGPQIHHLLFADDTLFLVKAYVDECSVVSEILSIYERATCQMINLDKFSIIFGSKVNEEKKYQIKEVLGIFKEGGDGSYLGLPEVFMGSKVKMMSFLKDNMRDRLSGYYARLTSQGGKKVLLKSIAMALPVYTMTCFRLPKMTCDNLESTMADFWWNADEHKRKIHWVSWENMCLPKKLGGIGFKDIQIFNQALLAILAKQAWRILQHPQSLFAEYVKSRYFPDINFLKADLGKSSSYAWRSILYGRELLIPGLRRMIGNGRSVNVWTGKWLNGGQKSSPLMRHGLVDLDLTVADLIDNGSKWWDIDKIRDLFYPEDVELITKINPIPDEDDYWIWEHNRNGDYSVRSGYWFGCEMIKKEQLEKAFMLPSLNDLKKRVWKILERLDQHGSLEMGMEQFYFTVGSPRVGQEEDIIGMIKRPIAWPSFKFHSSTLSDMLTKISQWRMVVEEKRCNKGTFLIARSVTMEDRRQSYVAAGEPSWLCRFFSNEAQPV; encoded by the exons ATGCGTCAGTACTTATTGATGGTGAGTGGTTCTGAAAGGAAGATTAGGGAGGATAGAGTGAAGAGTTCTGTAGCAGCAGCTAAAAAAGATCCCGTTACAAAAAAGATTGCTCTTACCTTGGAGCCGAATCCTATTGTCTCCTCGGATCTTAACAAAGGGAAAGGTTTAGTGTTTGGTTATGTACCACAAGTTCCTACGAATGCCAGGGAAGCTTCTGAAGGTCAAAGCCGGAAGCTGCTAGCGTCTGCTATTAGAGCTGGAAATATTTTGTCTTTATCTCAAGAAAAGTCATCGAGTATAACGGTCTCTATTTATGATCGTGAAGAGGTAAATTCTTCCTTATTTCAAACTGGTACTATGGTTTGTGGCTCTGGCTTCTTTGAACCAGGTCATTCCG ATATCCAGGTGTGGTTGGGATATGATTATGTTCATACAGTGAACCCTGTTGGTAAATCTGGAGGTTTAGCTTTGTTTTGGAAGAAAGGTTGCAATGTGAATATTTTGCTCTCGGATAAAAATATTTTGGATATGGAAGTGTTGATAGAAGGTGTACAGTTGTTTGTTACTGGTGTATATGGGCATCCTAATATATCAGAAAGGAAGCATGTTTGGGAAAGGATTCTTAGGTTTGGTCCTGCAAGGAAGGATTCTTGGATAATGTTAGGAGATTTCAACGAAATTCTTAACAATGAGGAAAAATTAGGAGGACCGAGAAGAAGCGACTCCACCTTTCAAGACTTTTCAGACATGTTGAAGGGCTCTGGAATGAAAGAATTACCAAGTACTGGTAACAGTTTTACATGGGGAG ATCAGAGGTTTGGTTGGTCGGTGGCGGATAAAATAAGGAGTTGCAGGAAAACGTTGAGTAAGTGGAAAAAGGAAAATGTTCTCAATTCCAAGGATAGAATTGTTAAGATTCAAGATGCTCTGGAATTGGAATTTACTCAGATCAAACCCTCTTGTCAGAGGATCTCAGTGCTTAATTCTCAGATGATTCGAGCGTATAAGGATGAAGAGTCCTTTTGGCAACAAAAGAGTAAGAATGAATGGGCATTACATGGTGATAAGAATACGAAGATATTCCATGCGTATGTGAAAGCTAGAAGGGCATCAAATGGTTTAGATCAGCTTCAAGACTCTGAAGGTTTTATGCATCGAGCTGAAGCTTCTAAGGGTCAAATTGCAGCTGATTATTTCAGGAAGCATTTTTCATCCTCATACTCTGAGTCTCAAAGAGTATCGTTTCAGAATTTTCCTTCTCGAGTGTCTGATTCGTTGAATAGCTTACTGACATGTGAAATATCAAAAGAAGAGATTAAGGAGGCAGTATTCTCAATAAAAAGCTCTAGTGCGCCAGGAGTGGATGGGACGACAGGATACTTCTTTCAGCAGTATTGGGATGTGATAGGAAATGAAGTATCTGAGGAGATAAGAAGGTTCTTCGTTACTGGTGAGTTTCCGTTGGAGTGGAACATGACGCAGATTTGCTTGATTCCTAAAATTCCCGGTGCAACCTTGATGTATGATCGTAGACCGATAAGTCTTTGTACTGTCATGTACAAGATTGTGGCCAACATATTAGCCTCAAGAATCAAACCATTTCTTCCTGACTTGGTTTCACAGAATCAGTCAGCTTTTGTGTTAGACAGAATGAGTTCAGATAATATTATCATAGCTCATGAATCTCTTCATGCTTTGAGGTCAGTTAACTCTATTTCCAAGGAGTTCGTAGCCATTAAGTCAAACATGTCCAAGGCTTATGATAGAGTCGAATGGGATTATCTGCAAGATCTTCTGTTGGCTCTAGGTTTTCACCCAAGATGGGTTGGTTGGATCATGTTTTATGTTAGGTCAGCCTCCTATACAATTCTGATCAATGGTCAGCCTCATGGTTTTGTTAAACTGTGTAGAGGGTTAAGACAAGGGGACCCTCTATCGCCCTTTCTATTTGTTCTGTGTTCAGAAGGACTTACGTTCTTGCTTAACCAAGCTTCTCACCAACATCTGTTGACGGGTATGAAGTTTTCTCCTCAAGGGCCTCAGATTCATCATTTATTATTTGCGGATGATACACTCTTCCTGGTGAAAGCATATGTAGATGAATGTTCTGTGGTTTCAGAAATTCTTAGTATATATGAAAGGGCAACATGTCAGATGATTAATCTTGACAAATTCTCTATCATTTTCGGATCTAAAGTGAATGAGGAGAAGAAATATCAGATTAAAGAAGTGCTTGGAATTTTTAAAGAAGGAGGGGATGGATCTTATTTGGGTCTGCCAGAGGTGTTTATGGGCTCCAAAGTTAAAATGATGAGCTTTTTAAAAGACAATATGAGAGACAGATTATCTGGTTATTATGCTCGGCTGACATCACAAGGTGGGAAAAAGGTTTTACTTAAGTCGATTGCTATGGCCTTGCCAGTTTATACAATGACTTGTTTTAGGCTTCCGAAAATGACTTGTGATAACTTAGAGTCTACGATGGCTGATTTCTGGTGGAACGCTGATGAACACAAGAGAAAGATTCATTGGGTGAGTTGGGAGAATATGTGTCTCCCAAAGAAGTTAGGAGGGATTGGTTTTAAAGATATTCAGATTTTTAATCAGGCCCTCCTAGCCATCCTAGCCAAACAAGCTTGGCGTATTCTGCAGCATCCTCAATCTCTCTTTGCGGAATATGTGAAAAGCAGATACTTCCCTGATATAAATTTTCTAAAGGCGGATCTAGGTAAAAGCTCATCCTATGCTTGGAGAAGTATTTTATATGGCAGAGAGTTATTGATTCCCGGGTTAAGACGAATGATTGGGAATGGGAGAAGTGTTAATGTCTGGACTGGAAAATGGTTGAATGGTGGGCAAAAGAGCTCTCCTCTAATGCGCCATGGTCTTGTGGATTTGGATCTAACGGTGGCGGACTTAATAGATAATGGATCCAAATGGTGGGATATTGACAAGATCAGGGACCTTTTTTACCCAGAGGATGTAGAGTTGATCACCAAGATAAACCCAATTCCTGATGAGGATGACTATTGGATTTGGGAGCACAATAGGAATGGTGATTATTCGGTTAGATCAGGATATTGGTTTGGATGTGAGATGATAAAGAAGGAGCAGTTGGAAAAGGCTTTTATGCTTCCATCTCTCAATGATTTGAAGAAACGGGTGTGGAAG ATACTAGAGAGGTTGGATCAGCATGGGTCCTTAGAAATGGGGATGGAACAGTTCTACTTCACAGTAGGAAGTCCTCGTGTGG GCCAAGAAGAAGATATCATTGGAATGATTAAAAGACCAATTGCTTGGCCATCTTTTAAGTTCCATTCATCTACTCTTTCTGATATGCTTACAAAGATATCTCAATGGAGAATGGTTGTGGAAGAAAAGCGTTGTAACAAAGGGACTTTTTTGATAGCAAGAAGTGTCACTATGGAGGATCGTAGACAATCCTATGTAGCAGCAGGGGAGCCTTCCTGGCTTTGTAGGTTCTTCTCAAATGAGGCTCAACCTGTTTAA